DNA from Streptomyces sp. NBC_01476:
GCATCTGGGGGGCGTCGGGCGCGGCGACCTGGCGGGTGGACTCGGTGCCGCGGGGCCACCCCGTACAGGCCAGCAGCGTCGCCTCGATGTCCGCGCCGAAGACCTTCGACGCGGCGGCGAACTTCGCGTCCAGGGCGTGCACCTGCTTCGGGGTGCGCCGCTCCGCCGTGTCCCGGCAGTCGATCGCCAGCTTCGAGATCTGCGAGTTGCCCTGCGGCTGCCCCGGCCAGCCGGTCACCGCCTGCCCGCCGAACTCCTCCGGGTAGGCGAGCTGCATCATCAGGTCGCCGTCCCGGTTGCGCAGCAGATCGCCGAGGGCCCGGCGGAGGTAGGGCCAGTTGTCCTTGGAGTACAGGGAGTTCTGCAGGGCCTGGAGGTAACCGGCGTGGTCCAGCATGCCGCTGTCGGTCATCAATCCCTTGCCGAGCCGCCCCGCGCCTTCGGTGATGCCGGCCAGCACCTCCGCGCCGCTGCCGCCCGGCACCGGGCAGTCGTGGGCCGCGCAGTCCGCCGCGAAGTCACCGAGCGCCTTCTGGAAGGCGCGGGCCTGGCCCAGCGCGGTGCCGGCGTCGTCCAGCGTCGGGTCGGGTACGCCGTCCAGCACGATCCGGCCCGCGCGGGCCGGGAACTGGTGGGCGTAGGCCGCGCCGAGCCGGGCGCCGTAGGAGAAGCCGAGGTAGGCCAGGCGGTCGTCGCCCACCGCCTGGCGTATGACGTCGAGGTCGCGGGCGGCGTCCGGGGTGCCGACCCAGGGCAGCAGCCAGCCGGAGGCGCGGACGCAGGCCCGCGCGAGTTCGGCGGGGTTGGTGATCGAGGAGAGGTCGCCGCAGTCGACCGGCGAGGAGCGGCCGACGCCGCGCGGGTCGAAGCCGATCAGGTCGTAGCGGCGGTTGAGGCCCGCCAAGTCCTTGGTGCGGCCGTTCAGTTCGGTCACCCCGGAGATGCCGGGTCCGCCGAAGTTCACCGCGAGCGCGCCCAGTTTCAGGCCCGGCCCGGTGGCGGGCAGCCGGTTGACGGCGAGGGTGAGCGTGGTCCCGCCGGGCCTGCGGTAGTCCTTGGGGACGCTCACCGTGCCGCACTGCGCCCGCGCGGGCGCCTTCGGATCGGGGCACGGGCCCCAGTCCACCTGCTGCCCGTAGAACTGTCCGAGGTCCGGCGCCGGTCCCGGACCGGCCACCGCGGGCGTCACCGGGGATATCCCGATCACGCCTCCCACCAGCGCGGCCGTGGGCCGCCGAAGCCAACGCCATCCGGCCATGACCCCAACGTAAGCGGCCGCGGCCCGCCCCGCATTTCACGGCCACCCGCAGTACACCTCGTGTATACCCCCTATGTATAGTGCCTCGCGGCCCGCAGACCGGCGGGCCCGGACACCTCCATGGGGGAACACTCACATGCGGAGCACGATCATGGCACGCCGAGGCCGTGCCCTGGCCGTCCTGGCCGTCACGGCGGCCATGGCGGCCGGCCTGACCGCCTGCAACGGCTACGACCCGACCTCGCCCGCCGACGCGCGCAAGCACACCGCCACAGGCGCGCAGGCGGCCTTCGGCTCCGGTCCCGGCGGCGCCCCGGTCGACTGCCGCAAGCTGAAGTGCGTGGCGCTCACCTTCGACGCCGGGCCCACCGTGCGCACTCCGCAGATCCTGGCCATCCTCAGCAAGTACCACGTGCACGCGACCTTCTTCACGCTCGGCAAGAACCACGTCAGGGTCTACCCGGACACGGTCCGGCAGATGGCCGCCCAGGGCCACGAGATAGAGACCCTGACCTGGTCCCACCGGATACTCACCAAGATCAGCAAGGACGACGTCCGCAAGGAGATCACCGAGGGCCGGGACGCCGTCGAGAAGGTCACCGGCGTCCGCCCGACCCTGCTGCGCCCCCCGCAGGGCCGCACCAGCGACACGGTCACCTCGGTCGTCCGCGACCTGGGCATGTCCGAGGTGGTGTGGAGCGCGGACGGCGCCGACTACAAGACCACCGACTCGAAGCTGATAACCAGGCGCGTGCTGAGCAAGACCCGGCGGGACGGGATCATCCTGCTGCACGACCTGATCGACCCGACCGACCGCGGCTACAACGGCACGGTCGCCGCGGTGGAGCCGATCATCACCGCCCTGCAGGCCAAGGGCTACACCTTCGTCACCGTCTCCCAGCTCCTCGCCCCGGGAAAGCCGCAGCCCGGCAAGGTCTACAAGTGACGCAAGGCGCCTTACCGCCCGGCGCCCCGGGCGGGGTAGCGTTCAACCGCAGGCCCGGTACGTCCCTCTTGGAGGCTCATCATGGCAACCACCCGCACCGCGACGACTCAGTGGAAGGGTCCGCTGATCGGCGGCGCCGGTACCGTCTCGCTGGACACCTCCGGTGTCGGCACCTACGAGGTCTCCTGGCCCTCGCGCGCCGAGGCCGCGAACGGCAAGACCAGCCCCGAGGAACTGATCGCCGCGGCGCACTCCTCCTGCTACTCGATGGCGCTCTCCCACGGCCTGGCAGGCGCCGGGACCCCGCCGGAGAGCGTCCAGACGGTCGCGAACGTGACCTTCCAGCCGGGCGAGGGCATCACCGGCATCACCCTCCAGGTCAAGGCGAGCGTCCCCGGCATCACCGCCGAGGCGTTCGAGGCCGCCGCGCAGGACGCCAAGGCCAACTGCCCGGTCAGCAAGGCACTCGCCGGTGTCGACATCACCCTTGAGGCCGAACTGCTCAGCTGAGCCACGGCACTTCAGCGGCGGGTGACGCGGACCACCCACGCACCCGCCGCACTGTGCGACAGCACCTTGAAGGACACCCCGGAGGGTGCGTCCTTCGTGCCCTCGCCGACCCCGAAGGGCGCGTCGTTCAGGGAGTTGAACGCCCCGCTGCTGAAGTCGCAGGCGGAGGTGAGCGGATGGGCGTCGGTGACGGTCACCGGCCCCTGCCCGGAGTCCACATCGGTGCGCACCCGGTAGGCGAGCACGCCCTCCCGGCAGGCGTCCACGTCGTTGCCGGCCGCCGCCCGTACCTCCAGCACATAGGCGCGGGTGGGCCCGTAGGGGATGATCACCGCCTTGCGGCCGCCGCCGACTTCGAGCGGGCGGAGCGTGTACGTGTCCTGGCCGCGGCCGGTGTCGCAGGCGATCTGGCTGTCGTCGAGCCAGCCGAGCCGCCACTTGTGCCAGGCGAACATGTCCCCTTGCAGACCCCAGTCGAGCGACATGGTGTCCCACTGCCCGGCCAGCACGTCGGTACGGGCGAAGTCGTCGGCCGAGTAGAGGTCCGGCAGGCCGAAGGCGTGCCCGTTCTCGTGGCTCAGCACCCGGGAACCCGACTGGTCGTGGCCGTAGATGAGCGAGACCTTGTCCAGGTGGGCGCCGTCGTCGGTGGTGGCGGCCGAGGCACCGGTCCAGGTCACCGAGAGCACCGCCTCGTCGGCGGGCGGCCCGGCGTTCGGCGTGACCAGGACGTTGACGATGTCGTAGCCGCTGAAGTCGATGTCCCGGTCGGCGGCCTTCAGCAGGTCACGCATCATCGCGGTGTGGGCGTCCCAGCCGTAACCGCGGCCGATCCCGTACGCGCTGAACGGCCGCGGCATCCGTATCCAGCGCAGCACCGGGGTGGAGCGGTAGTCGAGCTTCCCGTAGGAGGCGCGGGCGTACCACTGCCTGACCGCGGGGAAGAACTCGCCGTACCGGGCCTTGGCGCTGTAGGGGGCTTTCGCGTCGGGGAAGTCGATCATCAAGGTCAGGGCGCGCACCACCCCGGTGGAGGGGGCGAACTCCCCGTTGGGGCCGTGCTGCACGTGGTCGGGGAAGCCCTCGGACATCGCCACGCCGGGGGTGGCCCGCAGCGCGCACGGGCGGCCGGCGGGCGGCGGGGAGGCGTGCACGGCCGGCCCGTGCGGCCCGTTGGACACGGTCGAACCCACCGCCAGCAGCCCCACCGCGCACATCGCCAGGATCCGCAGCCCGTGCCGGGCGACCCACGGCACGGCGCTAAGCCCCGCGGCCGGAGCCGCTGTGCGGAGCGCTCTGGGTGACCCGCACGGTCCAGGTGCCGTCGGTCGCGTGGTTGATGACGGTGACCTGCGTCGAGCCGTCGGGCAGCGCGTACGACTCCCCCACGCCCAGCGGCGCGTCGGCCAGCGGCGGGTAGACGGAGGTGGCGGCGCACGCGGAGGTGCCGGGGTGGCCGTCGAGCACGTCGATCGGGCCGTCGCCGGACTCCCGGTCGGAGCGGACCTCGTAGAGCAGCACGCCTTCCCGGCAGGCGTTCCGGTCGTTGCCGGTCCTGGTCCGCGCCTCGATCGCCAGCGCGGTGTCCGCACCGGTCCGCACCACCAGCAGCTTCGTACCGCCGCTGGTCTCGTCGGGACTGAGGTCGTGGTACGTGATGCCGGTCCGCGAGATGCAGCCGACCTGGTCCTGGCCGATCCAGCCGAGCTTCCACTTGTGCCAGGCGAACGGCTCGGGCGCCAGGCCGAACTGACTACCCATCAGATCCCAGTCGCCGACATGGGTGTCCCAGTCGGCGTCGCTGCCGGCCGGCGGCCGGTAGTACAGGTCGGGCAGGTCGAAGACATGACCGGTCTCGTGCGCCAGCACGTTGCGGTCCGGCGGATGGTGCTCGAAGACGGTGACCAGCCGGCGCAGCGGATAGCCGTCCACGGTGACCGGCGAGGCGAGGTTGACCACCTTGGTGGCGTCGGAGTCCACACCGGGGGCGTCCGGGTCGGCAACGAGATACACCACGTCGTAGCCGTTGAAGTCGACCACCGGGTCGGCGGTGGCGATGGCGTCGCGCAGGTACTCGGTCCGCTCGACGGCGCCCCAGTCCCGGCTGATCAGGTAGTCGGTGGACGGCCGCGGCATCATCAGCCAGCGGGTCTCCGGGTGGACGTGCAGCCGGAACTTCCCGTAGGACGCCTCGTCGAAGAAGTCGCTGGTCGACGGGAAGTGGTCGGCGGCGACCTGCGCGGGGCTCAAGTCGGGCGGGCTGTCGGGGAAGGAGAGGAAGATCATCAGTGCTTTGACGTCGCCGCTGGGCCTGGCGTAGCCGCCCTCCCAGCTGTCCACGCCCTCGGAGTGGTGCACCGCGGTGCGCGGCAGCAGGCAGGCGGCCCCTTCGGCGGCCTTGGCGGCCGGCCCGGTCATCAGCGTCCACGCGACCAGACCGGCGAAGCCCGCGACGGCGGCGGCGGCCGAACGCAGCACCCTCCGGCTGCGGCGGCCGGTTGCGTGGCCGGCGGCATGGCCTGCGGCGGCGTGGCCCGGAGCGGCGTGGCCCGCCTCATGGCCCGCGGCGGCGTGGCCCGGAGCGGAATCCGACGGGTCGCCGGGCGCGAAGCCGGACGGACTGCCTGACCACCGCACCTTGACCTCCGGAGGATGAGCGCGCCCTTCCGGACGCCTCCCTCACCTTGCTATGCATTGCGCGGGTTTGCGGTGTTCGGCTGGTCCGTGCGGGTGGCGGCCGGGACCGCCCGGGACGGCCGGGGGCCCAAGCACTCATCCACCGTGATCAACTACGCACCGTAATGATGTGCGGATGGCGTTCACCTGATCGATCCAAACGCGCGCCAACGGTCAACTGACCGTCACCCGTGCCAAGAATCACCACGAAGGCGCTGGAACACCAACTCCGCCAGCCCATATGATCGTCTCCCAGACGAGCGCAAACAGGGAGCAGGCCATGGGCGGACCCGCGGGCGGCCCCGGCGTCGAGCCCGAAAGCCCCGAGGGCACGGCACACGTCATCACGCAGAGTCACGCTTCGCCCTCACCTTCGCGGGGCGGCGAACCGCCGGCCGGCGTGGCCTTGGACGTGGCGCAGGTGGCGGCCGGGACCTCGGCGGACACCGGGCACCGGAAGACGGCACGGCGGGAGGCAGGGCGGCGGGAGAGCGAGCTCCGGGACTTCCGGGCCGCCTTCACCATCGCCCAGTCCGCGATGGCCCTGGTCGATCCGGACGGCACCGTGCTGGCCGCGAACCCCGCGCTGGGCAGCCTGTTGGGCAGTTCACCCGAACGTATGACATCCGCGGGCGCCGGCGAACTCCTCGGCCTGACGGGTGACCCGCACGCCGGCGCCGCCTTCCACGAGGTGCTCACCGGCCGCCGGGAGAAGCTGCGCTGCACCCGCCGGATCGGCCGCCCGGACGGCAGCACGGTCCGCGCCGAGATCACGCTGGCCCGCACCGGCACCAGGCCGCTGCTCCTCACCGTCGAGGACGTCGGCGAACGGGACGGTCTGCGGGAGCAGTTGCGGCATCTGCGGATGCACGACCCGGTGACCCGGCTGCCCAACCGGGCGCTGTTCTTCGAGCGCCTCACCGAAGCCTGCGAGCGGGCGCCCGGCGCACGGGAGCACACCCGGTCCCGGGCCACCGGCCGGATCGGCCTGTGCTACCTGGACCTGGACGGCTTCAAGGCGGTCAACGACACCCTCGGCCACCGGATCGGCGACGAACTGCTGGCCGCGGTGGCCGCCCGGCTGCTGGCCTGCGCGGAACCCGGCGGACACCTGGTCGCGCGGCTCGGCGGCGACGAATTCGCCCTGCTGCTGCGGGACTCCACCGGCACCGGCCAGGCCACCACGCTCGCCGAGTCGGTGCTGGCCGCGCTCCAGCAGCCGTTCGACATCGCCGGGCACCGGCTCGCGGTCTCGGCGAGCATCGGCGTGGTCGAGCGGGAGGCGTCCGGCACCTCGGCGACCGGCCTGATGCAGGCCGCCGACACCACGCTGTACTGGGCGAAGGCCGACGGCAAGGCCCGCTGGACGCTCTTCGACCCGGAGCGCAACGAGCACCGGATGACCCGCCAGGCGCTCTCCCGCACCCTCCGGCAGGCCGTGGAGCGCGGCGAGTTCGTACTGGACTACCAGCCGCTGGTGGCCCTGGCCACCGGTGAACTGCGGGGCGTGGAGGCCCTGGTGCGCTGGGAGCACCCGCACTTCGGGCGGCTGGCACCCAACCGCTTCATCGGCCTGGCCGAAGAGGACGGCTCCATCGTCCAGTTGGGCCGCTGGGTGCTCGCCGAGTCGTGCCGCCAGGCCCGCACCTGGCAGCAGGCCAACCCGGAGACCGCGCTGGTGGTCAGCGTGAATGTCGCGGTGCGCCAGATGTGGGACTCCGACCTGGTCGCCGATGTCGAGACGATCCTGCGCGAGACCGGACTGCCCGCCCGGCTGCTGCAGTTGGAGCTGACCGAGTCCGCGGTGATGGGCTCGGCCGGCCGGCCGCTGCAGGCACTGCACGCGCTGCACGAGATGGGCGTACGGATCGCCATCGACGACTTCGGCACCGGCTACTCCAACCTCGCCTACATGAGCCGGCTGCCGGTCTCCGCGCTCAAGCTCGACGGCTCCTTCGTGCAGGGCTTCCGCTCGGCCGAACACCCCAACCCCGCCGACGAGACCATCGTGGAGGCCCTGGTGGACCTCGCCCACCGGCTCGGCCTGACCGTCACCGCGGAGTGCGTGGAGAACGCGGAGCAGGCCGAGCGGCTGCGGCGGATCGGCTGCGACACCGGCCAGGGCTGGCACTACTCCCGCCCGGTGACCCCCGAGGTCATCTCCGGCCTGCTCCGCTAGGGCGGCCGGCCTGCCGGATCGGCGGGCCGGCCGCCGGACAACGGGTAGGGCCCGCATCCTCGGGGGGAGTGAGGACGCGGGCCCTGGTTCAGGCGGGGACGGTCAGCGCGTCAGCAGGCTCCCAGGTCCTGCCAGACTCCCCATTCCCCGGTCGTGCCCGGCACTTCGTTCGTGGTCCACCACTTCGCGTTCCACTTGTGGCCGCCGTACGAGACCTGGTCGCCGTTGACGTAGATCGCGGAGGCGGACCAGGCGGGCACACCGCCGCACGAGGCAGGAGGCGTCGTGGGGGGCGTGGTGGGCGGTGTCGTGGGAGGCGTGGTGGGGGGCGTCGTCGGCGGGGTGGTCGGCGGCGTCGTGGGAGGCGTGGTGGGCGGCGTCGTACCGCCACCGGAGCAGCTGGACGCCGACCCGTTGGTCGCGGTGACGATCTTGTTGAAGAGCGTCGTCCCCGCGTCCAGGTCGAGCAGCGAGTACATCATCGAGCCGGCCAGCCCCTTGCAGTGCGCGTAATCCGCCTTGGCCTGGATCGACTGGGCGCCGAGGCCGGTGAAGAACTCACTGCCGTTGTAGAAGTAGTTGGCCTGGCTGGCCGCGTCGTAGAAGGTGTCCGCCGGGTTGTCGACGATCCCGGTCAGTTCCTTGTAGTACGCGGTGCCCGCGGTGGCGCTGAGGCTGCGGGCCGAGGACGGACCGGTGGCCGAGGAGTACAGGCCGTGGTTGCTGCCGGCCGGCACCCCGCTCCAGCCCCGGTAGTACAGCGGATAGCCCATGGTGACCTTGTTGGCCGGGAAGCCGCCGGCGATCCCGTAGGCCGGGTCACCGGTGGTCCACGCCTTGATCGCCGCGTCGGTGCTGTACTTCTCGGTGCCGGGGGAGATCGGCGTCGACGGGTCGTTCGGCGACTGGTACAGCGGGTCCTGGAGGTTGGTGGTGGTGTCCCAGGAGCCGTGCATGTCGTACGTCATGATGTTCGCGTAGTCGAGGTACGCGCCGATCTTGTTCGTCTCGATGTGCGCGATCTTGTCCTGGCCGGCCGGCAGGGCCGCGGTGAGCAGCATGTGCTTGCCGCCGTTGGCCGCGCCGTAGGCGTCCAGCTCGGTGCGGAACTCGGCCAGCAGCGCGGTGTAGTTGGCCTTGTCGTCGGCGCTGTAGTGGTTGCCCACGTGGCCGTCGGGCGAGCCCGGGTACTCCCAGTCGATGTCGAAGCCGTCGAAGATGCCGGCCGCCGAGCCCGCGCCGCCGTAACCGCCCTGGACCGGCAGATTGCCCTTGATGAACATGTCGATGCAGGAGCTGACGAGCTTCTTCCGGCTGGCGTCGGTCTTGGCCGCGTCCGAGAAGTACTTCGAGAAGGTCCAGCCGCCGATCGAGGCGACGATCTTCAGCTGCGGGTGCTTGGCCTTCAGCTTCTTCAGCTGGTTGAAGTTGCCGACGATCGGCTGGTTCCAGACATCGCCCACACCGTCCACGCTGTCCGCCGCGCCGAACGACTTCTGGTAGTCGGCGAAGGCGTCCCCCGCGCCGTCACCGGCGTTGGGGTTGCTCTCGTTGGTGGCGTCGGACGCCTTGGTGGCCTCGAAGCAGGTCAGGTTGGTGGGATCGATGTTCTCGAACGAGTAGTTGAGGATGTCCAGCTTGCCCGCGACGCCCGAGGTGTCCAGCTGCTTCGGGTAGTACGCGTTGCCGTACACGCTCCACTGGTCGTAGTACGCGATCTTCACGCCGCCACTGCTCGCGGCGGCGGCCGCGGGCTTGGCGGCGGCCGGCGCGGGGTCGGCCTGGGCGGTGCCCACACCGGCGGCGAGCGCGGTGAGCGCTCCGACCGCGAGGGCGGCGCTGGTGACGGCGGCCACGAGCGCTCTCTTCCGGGACTGCACAAGTACCTCCGGGGGGAGAGGGAGGAACAACAGGGGGCTGCTGAATTGATAAGCCCTCGTCAAGTGCACGTCAATGGTCTGAACCAGACTTGGACTAGACCAATTTGGGGCGATGTGGCCGCCCGCGGATCTTTCACGACATGAGCAAAGCCGCTCGTCAACCGGGTGACGAGCGGCTTTAACGCTGGGTTAAGGCAGAGGCCAACGGTCCGTCCGGCATTGGACCACCGGATCCCGGAAATCGGGCCTTAACCTGCCGCGGCGGCCCGGAAGGGCGGCCACGGCCGCGCCGGCGGGCGGTCAGACCTCCTGCGTGATGTCCTTCGGGAAGCCGTACGCGTCCGCGATCAGCTCGTAGGAGTGCAGCCGCACGGACGGGGTGTGCGCGTTGGCGGTGATCACCAGTTCGTCCGCGCCGGTCCGCTCCACCAGTTCGTCGAGGCCGCCGCGGACCGTCTCGGGGGTGCCGTGGACGATGTTGACCAGCCAGGAGTCGACGAAGTCCCGCTCGGCGGCGCTGAACCGGTAAGCCGCGGCCTCCTCGGGGGTGGGGACGAGGCCGGGCCGGCCGGTCCGCAGCCGCAGCATGCTCAGCGCACCGGTGAGCACCTGACGGCGGGCCTCCTCCGGGTCCTCGGCGGCCAGCGCGGCCACTCCGATCGAGGCGTACGGGCGGTCCAGCAC
Protein-coding regions in this window:
- a CDS encoding alpha/beta hydrolase, translating into MAGWRWLRRPTAALVGGVIGISPVTPAVAGPGPAPDLGQFYGQQVDWGPCPDPKAPARAQCGTVSVPKDYRRPGGTTLTLAVNRLPATGPGLKLGALAVNFGGPGISGVTELNGRTKDLAGLNRRYDLIGFDPRGVGRSSPVDCGDLSSITNPAELARACVRASGWLLPWVGTPDAARDLDVIRQAVGDDRLAYLGFSYGARLGAAYAHQFPARAGRIVLDGVPDPTLDDAGTALGQARAFQKALGDFAADCAAHDCPVPGGSGAEVLAGITEGAGRLGKGLMTDSGMLDHAGYLQALQNSLYSKDNWPYLRRALGDLLRNRDGDLMMQLAYPEEFGGQAVTGWPGQPQGNSQISKLAIDCRDTAERRTPKQVHALDAKFAAASKVFGADIEATLLACTGWPRGTESTRQVAAPDAPQMLTVGTTGDPATPYSGTGRMAKALRNGSRVLTYRGEGHGAYFAHSACVRKAVDGYLLEGALPREGAVC
- a CDS encoding polysaccharide deacetylase family protein — its product is MARRGRALAVLAVTAAMAAGLTACNGYDPTSPADARKHTATGAQAAFGSGPGGAPVDCRKLKCVALTFDAGPTVRTPQILAILSKYHVHATFFTLGKNHVRVYPDTVRQMAAQGHEIETLTWSHRILTKISKDDVRKEITEGRDAVEKVTGVRPTLLRPPQGRTSDTVTSVVRDLGMSEVVWSADGADYKTTDSKLITRRVLSKTRRDGIILLHDLIDPTDRGYNGTVAAVEPIITALQAKGYTFVTVSQLLAPGKPQPGKVYK
- a CDS encoding OsmC family peroxiredoxin; this encodes MATTRTATTQWKGPLIGGAGTVSLDTSGVGTYEVSWPSRAEAANGKTSPEELIAAAHSSCYSMALSHGLAGAGTPPESVQTVANVTFQPGEGITGITLQVKASVPGITAEAFEAAAQDAKANCPVSKALAGVDITLEAELLS
- a CDS encoding M6 family metalloprotease domain-containing protein, coding for MPWVARHGLRILAMCAVGLLAVGSTVSNGPHGPAVHASPPPAGRPCALRATPGVAMSEGFPDHVQHGPNGEFAPSTGVVRALTLMIDFPDAKAPYSAKARYGEFFPAVRQWYARASYGKLDYRSTPVLRWIRMPRPFSAYGIGRGYGWDAHTAMMRDLLKAADRDIDFSGYDIVNVLVTPNAGPPADEAVLSVTWTGASAATTDDGAHLDKVSLIYGHDQSGSRVLSHENGHAFGLPDLYSADDFARTDVLAGQWDTMSLDWGLQGDMFAWHKWRLGWLDDSQIACDTGRGQDTYTLRPLEVGGGRKAVIIPYGPTRAYVLEVRAAAGNDVDACREGVLAYRVRTDVDSGQGPVTVTDAHPLTSACDFSSGAFNSLNDAPFGVGEGTKDAPSGVSFKVLSHSAAGAWVVRVTRR
- a CDS encoding M6 family metalloprotease domain-containing protein, producing the protein MRSAAAAVAGFAGLVAWTLMTGPAAKAAEGAACLLPRTAVHHSEGVDSWEGGYARPSGDVKALMIFLSFPDSPPDLSPAQVAADHFPSTSDFFDEASYGKFRLHVHPETRWLMMPRPSTDYLISRDWGAVERTEYLRDAIATADPVVDFNGYDVVYLVADPDAPGVDSDATKVVNLASPVTVDGYPLRRLVTVFEHHPPDRNVLAHETGHVFDLPDLYYRPPAGSDADWDTHVGDWDLMGSQFGLAPEPFAWHKWKLGWIGQDQVGCISRTGITYHDLSPDETSGGTKLLVVRTGADTALAIEARTRTGNDRNACREGVLLYEVRSDRESGDGPIDVLDGHPGTSACAATSVYPPLADAPLGVGESYALPDGSTQVTVINHATDGTWTVRVTQSAPHSGSGRGA
- a CDS encoding putative bifunctional diguanylate cyclase/phosphodiesterase codes for the protein MGGPAGGPGVEPESPEGTAHVITQSHASPSPSRGGEPPAGVALDVAQVAAGTSADTGHRKTARREAGRRESELRDFRAAFTIAQSAMALVDPDGTVLAANPALGSLLGSSPERMTSAGAGELLGLTGDPHAGAAFHEVLTGRREKLRCTRRIGRPDGSTVRAEITLARTGTRPLLLTVEDVGERDGLREQLRHLRMHDPVTRLPNRALFFERLTEACERAPGAREHTRSRATGRIGLCYLDLDGFKAVNDTLGHRIGDELLAAVAARLLACAEPGGHLVARLGGDEFALLLRDSTGTGQATTLAESVLAALQQPFDIAGHRLAVSASIGVVEREASGTSATGLMQAADTTLYWAKADGKARWTLFDPERNEHRMTRQALSRTLRQAVERGEFVLDYQPLVALATGELRGVEALVRWEHPHFGRLAPNRFIGLAEEDGSIVQLGRWVLAESCRQARTWQQANPETALVVSVNVAVRQMWDSDLVADVETILRETGLPARLLQLELTESAVMGSAGRPLQALHALHEMGVRIAIDDFGTGYSNLAYMSRLPVSALKLDGSFVQGFRSAEHPNPADETIVEALVDLAHRLGLTVTAECVENAEQAERLRRIGCDTGQGWHYSRPVTPEVISGLLR
- a CDS encoding glycosyl hydrolase family 18 protein; its protein translation is MAAVTSAALAVGALTALAAGVGTAQADPAPAAAKPAAAAASSGGVKIAYYDQWSVYGNAYYPKQLDTSGVAGKLDILNYSFENIDPTNLTCFEATKASDATNESNPNAGDGAGDAFADYQKSFGAADSVDGVGDVWNQPIVGNFNQLKKLKAKHPQLKIVASIGGWTFSKYFSDAAKTDASRKKLVSSCIDMFIKGNLPVQGGYGGAGSAAGIFDGFDIDWEYPGSPDGHVGNHYSADDKANYTALLAEFRTELDAYGAANGGKHMLLTAALPAGQDKIAHIETNKIGAYLDYANIMTYDMHGSWDTTTNLQDPLYQSPNDPSTPISPGTEKYSTDAAIKAWTTGDPAYGIAGGFPANKVTMGYPLYYRGWSGVPAGSNHGLYSSATGPSSARSLSATAGTAYYKELTGIVDNPADTFYDAASQANYFYNGSEFFTGLGAQSIQAKADYAHCKGLAGSMMYSLLDLDAGTTLFNKIVTATNGSASSCSGGGTTPPTTPPTTPPTTPPTTPPTTPPTTPPTTPPTTPPASCGGVPAWSASAIYVNGDQVSYGGHKWNAKWWTTNEVPGTTGEWGVWQDLGAC